One genomic window of Paeniglutamicibacter sp. Y32M11 includes the following:
- a CDS encoding GNAT family N-acetyltransferase, with translation MTRISPVTLRGKYVTLQPLSPDHHDGLVEAASDGELWNLWYTSVPRPEAMRGEIQRRLAMQEDGSMVPFTTRLNDPVTGEPGKIIGMTTYCDINAELPRVEIGYTWNAASAQGTGTNPDSKRLLLAHAFETLNCVAVEFSTHWMNMQSREAIARLGAKQDGVLRATKRMPDGSLRDTVIFSIIAAEWPQVRSGLDLRLARKR, from the coding sequence ATGACTAGGATCTCTCCAGTGACACTCCGCGGAAAATATGTCACCCTGCAACCCTTGAGCCCGGATCACCACGATGGTCTTGTCGAGGCTGCATCCGATGGTGAATTGTGGAATCTGTGGTACACGTCGGTACCGCGTCCCGAAGCAATGCGCGGCGAAATTCAGCGCCGGCTGGCCATGCAGGAGGACGGTTCCATGGTTCCGTTCACGACTCGTTTGAACGACCCAGTTACTGGTGAACCGGGCAAGATAATTGGCATGACCACGTATTGCGACATCAACGCGGAACTGCCGCGCGTGGAAATCGGCTACACCTGGAACGCAGCGAGTGCGCAGGGAACCGGAACGAATCCGGACAGTAAAAGGCTCCTGCTTGCCCATGCGTTTGAAACGCTCAATTGTGTCGCCGTGGAGTTCAGCACGCATTGGATGAACATGCAGTCCCGGGAGGCCATCGCACGTTTGGGTGCGAAGCAAGACGGAGTTCTTCGCGCAACAAAGCGCATGCCCGATGGCTCGCTCCGCGACACTGTCATCTTCTCGATCATTGCCGCCGAATGGCCACAAGTTCGAAGTGGGCTGGACTTGCGCCTCGCGAGAAAACGCTGA